The Helianthus annuus cultivar XRQ/B chromosome 16, HanXRQr2.0-SUNRISE, whole genome shotgun sequence genome includes a window with the following:
- the LOC110917208 gene encoding zinc finger protein ZAT9 — MSNSIQETDQEPMKKKKHMKKLTYVNNGGSNSNDSGYELRKDPKKTPKVKDTSEVENNNNCFVVLDKLCKECGKGFQSWKALFGHMKCHSEKVSSNNLNQESWISRPDNENSGTKLCRIKKSRSRKKGNKRYVVTSTTVTTTTIIEDSSSLSMNTNNNNNHGSTSMVSDIEQDQETEIAMCLMMLSRDEWKWGSEIGSSEHCDSSAFVKLTKTNGQKAIKNGSKIKKSVEPQIGSTELTKIVIENDGFDEGNELSFGKYEEPSKRKFKCITCNKSFHSYQALGGHKASHKKLKETLDSKTEGENTIEHKPMFNHEHMSNGFNAKPSDNHHQSHNFNLGGVGPLKKTIVLGAHECQICLKVFSSGQALGGHKRSHMIAEVKKNQQTNMSLIEKVKEPIREIRGFLDLNMLPDTMEEDVIMNSGTTKYKPWVDTTNHESTTLLGLF, encoded by the coding sequence ATGTCGAATTCGATCCAAGAAACCGATCAAGAACCGATGAAAAAGAAGAAGCATATGAAGAAGCTCACATATGTGAACAATGGCGGTTCGAATTCTAACGACTCGGGTTACGAATTGAGGAAAGATCCAAAAAAGACTCCAAAAGTAAAAGATACAAGTGAAGTGGAGAACAATAACAATTGTTTTGTGGTTCTTGATAAGCTTTGTAAAGAATGTGGTAAAGGTTTTCAATCTTGGAAAGCCTTATTTGGACACATGAAATGTCACTCTGAAAAAGTGTCAAGCAACAATTTGAATCAAGAATCTTGGATTAGTCGTCCGGATAACGAAAATTCGGGTACCAAGTTGTGTCGAATCAAGAAATCAAGATCAAGAAAGAAAGGAAATAAAAGGTATGTAGTTACTTCTACAACTGTTACCACTACCACCATCATAGAAGACTCATCTTCACTGTCTATGAATactaataacaacaataatcatgGTTCGACGAGTATGGTGTCGGATATCGAGCAAGATCAAGAAACTGAGATTGCTATGTGTTTGATGATGCTTTCTAGAGATGAGTGGAAATGGGGTAGTGAAATTGGATCATCTGAGCACTGCGATTCCTCTGCTTTTGTGAAGTTGACTAAAACTAATGGTCAAAAGGCAATTAAAAATGGTTCCAAGATCAAGAAATCTGTTGAACCCCAGATTGGTTCTACTGAATTGACAAAAATTGTGATCGAAAACGACGGATTCGATGAAGGAAATGAGTTAAGTTTTGGGAAATATGAGGAGCCAAGCAAGAGAAAATTTAAGTGCATAACTTGTAACAAAAGTTTTCACTCTTATCAAGCCCTTGGTGGACATAAAGCAAGTCACAAGAAGTTAAAAGAAACTCTAGATTCAAAAACCGAAGGCGAAAACACAATCGAACACAAACCCATGTTCAATCATGAGCATATGTCCAATGGGTTCAATGCAAAACCATCTGATAATCATCACCAATCACACAATTTCAATCTTGGTGGTGTTGGTCCTTTGAAGAAAACAATAGTGTTGGGAGCACATGAATGTCAAATTTGCTTGAAAGTTTTCTCATCAGGGCAAGCTTTAGGAGGTCACAAGAGATCACACATGATTGCAGAAGTTAAAAAGAATCAACAAACCAACATGAGCCTgattgaaaaagtgaaagagccGATTCGAGAAATTCGAGGTTTTCTTGATCTCAACATGCTTCCGGATACAATGGAAGAAGATGTGATCATGAATAGTGGTACCACAAAGTACAAGCCATGGGTTGATACCACTAACCATGAATCAACAACATTACTTGGTTTGTTCTAA
- the LOC110917486 gene encoding putative receptor-like protein kinase At5g39000, whose protein sequence is MSNSKILKIPLQEISLATNNFAKENIIGKGGYGLVYQGQSEKHGLLAIKRLMLGPQGHGDHEYGTEIELLSNYKHENVVSLIGFCGEGQERILVYKYEANGSLDKALQRKDLSWTTRLQICVDAARGLRYLHNYENGIKPLIIHRDIKSSNILLDENWNAKISDFGLSRLALTNSANSVLYTPACGTPGYVDPEYLQDCTLTHKSDVYSFGVVLFEVLFGKVVGAPDRGQFTAKMAKMYYKEKKLHQMIDSDLKNQMNSASLSTFSSIANECLQDLRKDRPTMSRVMEALEKALGYQQGGTGESLGLSSSRFLHDVYISFRAELPSRTPNIVDTLCQALESEGISTYKGSVQNTRKQEVLLEAIKQSRYFIIIFSKNFAANSWNLDEVAEIFKCAKERRNIVIPVFSDVDPSDVREQKGYFGEALFKFDGRSRMGVWKNALVEAANVPGCLEESKFRTREALAKRAAKRIKRNLPPSTIRRKG, encoded by the exons ATGTCTAACTCAAAAATTTTGAAGATTCCTCTCCAAGAAATATCATTGGCAACTAACAATTTTGCTAAAGAAAACATCATTGGAAAGGGGGGATATGGCCTAGTGTACCAAGGCCAATCAGAAAAACATGGCCTCCTCGCCATAAAGCGGCTGATGCTTGGTCCTCAAGGGCATGGAGACCACGAATACGGGACGGAGATTGAACTCCTTTCAAATTACAAGCATGAAAACGTAGTATCCCTCATCGGGTTTTGTGGAGAAGGCCAGGAGAGGATCCTTGTTTACAAATATGAAGCAAATGGGAGTCTTGACAAAGCTTTGCAAAGAAAAGATTTATCCTGGACGACGCGTCTTCAGATTTGCGTGGACGCTGCCCGCGGGTTGAGGTACCTTCATAATTATGAAAACGGAATTAAACCGCTAATTATTCATCGTGACATCAAGAGTTCAAACATCCTCTTGGATGAGAACTGGAATGCAAAGATTTCAGATTTTGGATTGTCTAGACTAGCTCTTACAAACTCAGCCAATTCAGTTTTATACACTCCTGCTTGTGGGACACCAGGATATGTGGATCCAGAATATCTACAAGATTGCACTCTCACACATAAATCTGATGTGTATTCATTCGGGGTTGTGTTGTTTGAAGTCTTGTTTGGGAAAGTTGTAGGAGCTCCTGACCGTGGTCAATTTACCGCCAAAATGGCCAAAATGTATTATAAAGAGAAAAAGTTGCATCAGATGATTGATTCTGATCTAAAAAATCAAATGAACTCAGCTTCCTTGAGCACATTCTCATCCATTGCCAATGAATGCTTACAGGATCTCAGAAAAGATCGTCCTACAATGAGCCGTGTCATGGAAGCTCTAGAGAAAGCTTTGGGATATCAACAAGGAGGGACTGGAGAAAGCTTGGGGTTATCATCAAGTCGGTTTTTGCATGATGTATACATTAGTTTTCGAGCTGAATTACCCTCTAGGACACCCAACATTGTTGATACTCTATGTCAAGCTCTTGAAAGTGAAGGAATTTCCACTTACAAGGGCAGCGTCCAAAATACCCGTAAGCAAGAGGTACTCCTGGAAGCCATCAAACAATCAAGGTATTTTATCATTATTTTCTCCAAGAACTTCGCTGCTAACTCTTGGAACCTAGATGAAGTTGCAGAGATTTTTAAGTGTGCGAAAGAAAGACGAAATATTGTTATACCTGTATTTTCGGACGTGGACCCCTCTGATGTGAGGGAACAGAAAGGGTATTTTGGCGAAGCCTTGTTCAAATTTGATGGACGCTCGAGGATGGGAGTATGGAAAAATGCTCTCGTTGAAGCAGCTAATGTACCAGGCTGCTTGGAAGAAAGCAAATTCAG GACAAGGGAAGCTCTGGCCAAAAGAGCTGCTAAAAGAATTAAGAGAAACCTACCACCATCAACTATTAGGAGGAAGGGATGA